Proteins from one Kiritimatiellia bacterium genomic window:
- a CDS encoding UDP-glucose/GDP-mannose dehydrogenase family protein — translation MNITVVGTGYVGLVTGACFSDWGHNVLCVDNDENKIRMLKHLQMPIYEVGLEDLVKRNVAAGRLHFTTSIAEGTHFAEVIFIAVGTPPGYRGAANLSYVEQVGRQVAEHMTDYKLLVEKSTVPVNTHEQLKRTVTKYLRADIPFDVASNPEFLKEGTAIEDAFHPDRIVIGVESARAEKLLREIYQPILDRTGCPLLVMNPASAELTKHASNSFLAMKISFINAVARICELAGADVEQVALGMGLDKRIGPQFLKAGVGYGGSCFPKDVDAFVQIADHLGYNFELLKEVQRVNKTQREHVLQKIQRELWVVQDKVIAILGLAFKPGTDDIREAPSLFFVPQLIEMGAKLRLWDPIARDRFAQLFPSEAYFKDPIECATGADLLLILTDWPQVKQIDLDQLKAVMRCPVIVDGRNVFDPRTVRAKGFTYHSVGRP, via the coding sequence ATGAATATAACCGTCGTGGGCACCGGATATGTCGGCTTGGTGACGGGCGCCTGTTTTTCCGATTGGGGCCACAACGTCCTCTGCGTCGACAACGACGAAAACAAGATCCGCATGCTCAAGCATCTGCAGATGCCGATCTACGAGGTCGGCCTCGAGGATTTGGTCAAACGGAACGTGGCGGCCGGGCGCCTCCATTTCACCACGTCGATCGCCGAGGGCACTCATTTTGCAGAGGTCATTTTCATCGCCGTCGGCACGCCTCCGGGCTATCGCGGCGCGGCGAACCTTTCCTACGTTGAGCAGGTCGGCCGCCAGGTGGCCGAGCACATGACGGATTACAAGCTCCTTGTCGAAAAGAGCACGGTGCCCGTCAACACGCACGAGCAGCTCAAACGCACGGTCACCAAATACCTCCGGGCCGACATTCCGTTCGACGTCGCCTCCAACCCGGAATTTTTGAAGGAGGGTACTGCGATCGAGGATGCGTTCCATCCGGACCGGATCGTCATCGGCGTCGAAAGCGCCCGGGCGGAGAAACTGCTGCGCGAGATTTACCAACCCATCCTCGACCGCACCGGCTGCCCCCTGCTGGTCATGAACCCCGCGAGCGCGGAACTGACCAAACACGCGTCGAACTCCTTCCTCGCGATGAAAATTTCGTTCATCAATGCCGTCGCGCGGATCTGCGAACTCGCCGGCGCGGATGTCGAGCAGGTGGCGCTGGGCATGGGTCTGGACAAGCGGATCGGCCCGCAGTTTCTCAAAGCCGGCGTCGGTTACGGCGGATCCTGTTTCCCGAAGGACGTCGATGCCTTCGTCCAAATCGCCGACCACTTGGGCTACAATTTTGAGCTGCTCAAGGAGGTCCAGCGGGTCAACAAGACCCAGCGCGAACACGTCCTGCAAAAAATCCAGCGCGAACTGTGGGTGGTCCAGGACAAGGTCATCGCGATCCTTGGCCTCGCGTTCAAACCCGGAACGGACGATATCCGCGAGGCGCCCTCCCTCTTCTTCGTCCCTCAGCTCATTGAGATGGGCGCGAAGCTCCGGCTCTGGGATCCAATCGCCCGGGATCGCTTCGCGCAGCTCTTTCCCAGCGAGGCCTACTTCAAGGACCCCATCGAATGCGCCACTGGCGCGGACCTTCTGCTGATCCTGACCGACTGGCCACAGGTCAAGCAGATCGACCTCGACCAGCTCAAAGCGGTGATGCGATGCCCGGTGATCGTGGATGGCCGGAATGTATTCGATCCCCGGACGGTGCGCGCGAAGGGATTCACTTACCATTCCGTGGGCCGGCCGTGA
- the hypB gene encoding hydrogenase nickel incorporation protein HypB, whose amino-acid sequence MCDHCGCSQAVSHGHHHGEAGETAGHGHAHEHHHEAETRTIELHRSLMALNERLAEQNRGYFKARHTLALNIVSSPGAGKTSLIEATVRALSGEFRMAVIVGDLATDRDAQRIRAAGAPAVQVTTGTVCHLDAHMVQHALENLGDAPVDVLFIENVGNLVCPASFDLGERLRVVVLSVTEGEDKPLKYPSIFQSADAVVLSKIDLALAAGFDREFALANIRTAAPAARIFELSAKTGEGLEPWFNFLRAHAPIRRVS is encoded by the coding sequence ATGTGCGACCATTGCGGTTGTTCGCAGGCTGTCTCCCACGGTCACCATCACGGCGAGGCCGGCGAAACGGCCGGGCACGGCCACGCTCACGAACATCACCACGAAGCGGAGACGCGAACGATCGAGTTGCACCGATCGCTCATGGCGCTAAACGAACGACTGGCCGAGCAGAATCGGGGCTATTTCAAGGCGCGTCACACGCTGGCGCTCAACATCGTCTCCTCGCCCGGCGCGGGCAAGACGTCGCTCATTGAGGCGACGGTGCGCGCGTTGTCGGGGGAATTCCGGATGGCCGTGATTGTGGGCGATCTGGCAACGGATCGGGATGCTCAGCGGATCCGTGCGGCCGGCGCGCCGGCGGTGCAGGTGACCACTGGCACGGTCTGCCATTTAGACGCGCACATGGTCCAACACGCGCTTGAAAATTTGGGCGATGCGCCCGTCGATGTGCTGTTCATCGAAAACGTCGGCAACCTCGTGTGTCCGGCGAGCTTCGACCTCGGGGAGCGCCTGCGCGTCGTGGTGCTCTCAGTTACGGAAGGCGAAGATAAACCGCTCAAATATCCGTCAATTTTTCAAAGCGCGGACGCCGTCGTTTTGAGCAAGATCGACCTCGCCCTGGCAGCAGGCTTCGACCGCGAGTTCGCGCTGGCCAACATTCGGACCGCTGCGCCCGCGGCTCGGATCTTCGAGCTCTCCGCAAAGACGGGCGAGGGGCTCGAGCCGTGGTTCAATTTTTTGCGGGCGCACGCGCCTATTCGCAGAGTTTCGTAG
- the rpsU gene encoding 30S ribosomal protein S21 — protein MTEVKLRKGESVDKALRRLKKKLDKEGLMREIRSHRYYEKPSERRRRKEARARMRASA, from the coding sequence GTGACGGAAGTGAAATTGCGAAAAGGCGAGTCGGTCGACAAGGCTCTTCGACGCTTGAAGAAGAAGCTCGATAAAGAGGGCCTTATGCGTGAGATCCGCTCGCACCGTTACTATGAAAAGCCCAGCGAGCGCCGTCGCCGCAAAGAGGCGCGCGCCCGCATGCGCGCGTCCGCCTGA
- a CDS encoding amino acid ABC transporter ATP-binding protein, with product MRLELEQISKSFGDHVALRDVSLAVDGVRALVLIGPSGGGKSTLLRILAGLEYPDRGRLAIGGNILAFEESALREHRRQVGVVFQAMNLFPHLTALENITLPLVHVHGMDRDAARDLAMAHLRRFRLETHAHKKPAELSGGQRQRVAIVRAVAIRPKLLLFDEPTSALDPEMTAEVLDMIGELRAEGRDLVLVTHHLAFARSVADHAVFLADGRIVEHAPGDALFSAPSHSAVARFLDRVLKY from the coding sequence ATGCGTCTTGAACTTGAGCAGATATCCAAATCGTTTGGCGACCACGTAGCCCTAAGGGACGTATCCCTGGCGGTCGACGGAGTTCGGGCGCTGGTGCTGATCGGCCCCTCGGGCGGCGGGAAATCCACCCTGCTCCGCATTCTGGCCGGGCTTGAATATCCGGACCGCGGCCGCCTAGCGATCGGGGGCAATATCCTGGCCTTCGAGGAATCCGCGCTGCGCGAGCACCGCCGGCAGGTAGGCGTCGTATTTCAGGCGATGAACCTCTTCCCGCATCTAACCGCGCTCGAAAACATCACGCTCCCGTTGGTCCACGTCCACGGCATGGACAGGGACGCGGCACGCGATCTCGCGATGGCCCATCTGCGGCGATTCAGGCTCGAGACCCACGCCCACAAGAAACCCGCCGAGCTGTCGGGGGGCCAGCGCCAGCGCGTGGCGATTGTCCGAGCCGTCGCCATCCGTCCGAAGCTTCTGCTGTTTGACGAACCCACCAGCGCGCTGGATCCGGAAATGACTGCGGAGGTCCTCGACATGATCGGCGAGCTGCGCGCTGAAGGGCGCGATCTGGTCCTCGTGACCCATCATCTAGCGTTTGCTCGCTCGGTCGCCGACCACGCTGTCTTTCTCGCCGACGGCCGAATCGTGGAGCACGCGCCGGGGGATGCTCTCTTTTCCGCTCCTTCGCATTCTGCGGTTGCGCGCTTTCTGGATCGCGTATTGAAATACTAG
- a CDS encoding GDP-mannose 4,6-dehydratase, with translation MRILVTGARGFVGRHLMAELAAAGHEPVGLSRQADCPAADSSDRIADICDRRAVAEVVRDLQPEGCVHLAGVAFVPAGWTQPHHVFEVNVLGALNLLEALREHAPRCRTVLVSSALVYGAADPDRPRDEQAPLDPQSIYAVSKAASDLNGLLYARHYDLPVMVARPCNHIGPGQSAEFMAPSFARQLADIASGRQPAVIRVGNLDCVREFMDVRDVARAYRMLLERGRGGEAYNVSAGIAGPVRSILEELCRIAGVSPRIEIDPARWRPTDRQPLLMADKIRRETGWSPIFPLHQTLADIYHSMASAVGAS, from the coding sequence ATGCGCATTTTGGTGACCGGCGCGCGGGGATTCGTGGGCCGACATTTGATGGCCGAGTTGGCGGCAGCCGGCCACGAGCCAGTCGGCCTTTCCCGGCAGGCGGATTGCCCGGCGGCCGACTCATCGGACCGAATTGCCGACATTTGCGACCGCCGGGCCGTTGCCGAAGTGGTTCGCGATCTGCAACCAGAGGGTTGCGTGCATTTGGCGGGCGTCGCGTTCGTTCCCGCCGGCTGGACGCAGCCGCACCACGTGTTCGAGGTCAATGTCCTTGGGGCGCTCAATCTCTTGGAAGCGTTGCGAGAACACGCGCCCCGCTGCCGAACCGTCCTGGTGTCGAGCGCGCTGGTCTACGGGGCAGCCGACCCGGACCGGCCTCGCGACGAGCAGGCGCCGCTTGACCCGCAGTCGATTTACGCCGTCTCGAAGGCGGCCTCGGACCTCAACGGCCTGCTATATGCCCGGCATTATGATCTGCCCGTGATGGTCGCACGGCCATGCAACCACATTGGCCCCGGCCAGTCCGCCGAGTTCATGGCGCCTTCGTTCGCAAGGCAGTTGGCGGACATTGCGTCGGGCCGCCAGCCTGCCGTCATCCGCGTGGGCAATCTGGATTGCGTGCGCGAGTTCATGGATGTCCGCGATGTGGCGCGCGCGTATCGGATGCTGCTGGAGCGGGGGCGAGGCGGAGAAGCGTACAATGTTTCGGCCGGAATCGCCGGGCCGGTCCGATCGATTTTGGAGGAGTTGTGTCGAATTGCAGGCGTATCGCCCCGCATTGAGATCGATCCGGCGCGCTGGCGCCCCACCGACCGGCAACCTCTCCTCATGGCTGACAAAATTAGGCGCGAAACGGGCTGGTCTCCCATCTTTCCGCTGCACCAGACGTTGGCCGACATCTACCATTCGATGGCATCGGCCGTGGGCGCGAGCTAG
- a CDS encoding transporter substrate-binding domain-containing protein has translation MRCPNGLSLTMVAILAAAIGCARSEKDRPLVVGMELAYPPFEMTDTNGQPAGISVEIARALAEYLGRPLRIENIPFDGLIPALKTGRIDLILSSMTATEERARSIDFSDPYLQVGLALLIHAGSDVRSVSDLNAPGRRVAVKLGTTGELYAKEHLPLADVHVLREESACVLEVIQGKADAFIYDQMSVYNHWRRNPDATRPNLEPIRRESWAIGIRKGNDALRDKVNAFLADFRAKGGFEDLGNRYLTDMKSYFIGEGIPFVF, from the coding sequence ATGCGTTGCCCGAACGGTTTATCGCTGACCATGGTCGCCATTCTCGCCGCCGCGATCGGATGCGCGCGGAGCGAGAAAGACCGGCCACTGGTGGTGGGGATGGAGTTGGCCTATCCTCCATTTGAAATGACGGACACAAACGGCCAGCCAGCCGGGATCAGCGTCGAGATCGCGCGCGCGCTGGCCGAGTACCTCGGCCGACCTCTCCGCATTGAGAACATCCCGTTCGACGGCCTGATCCCCGCGCTCAAAACCGGCAGGATCGACCTGATCCTCTCCTCGATGACGGCCACGGAAGAGCGGGCCCGCTCGATCGATTTCTCGGACCCCTATTTGCAGGTGGGCCTCGCGCTTTTGATCCACGCCGGGTCGGACGTCCGAAGCGTTTCGGACCTGAATGCGCCGGGTCGGCGCGTCGCCGTCAAACTCGGAACGACGGGGGAATTGTATGCCAAAGAGCACCTGCCGCTCGCGGATGTGCACGTGTTGCGCGAGGAGTCCGCCTGCGTGCTAGAGGTGATCCAAGGCAAGGCCGACGCGTTTATTTATGACCAGATGTCCGTCTACAACCATTGGCGGCGGAACCCGGATGCCACGCGCCCGAATCTCGAACCGATCCGACGCGAGTCGTGGGCTATTGGCATTCGCAAAGGAAATGACGCGCTCCGAGACAAGGTCAACGCCTTCCTCGCCGACTTTCGGGCGAAAGGCGGCTTCGAGGATTTGGGCAATCGTTACCTGACCGATATGAAATCGTATTTCATCGGCGAGGGGATTCCGTTTGTCTTCTAG
- the moeB gene encoding molybdopterin-synthase adenylyltransferase MoeB, whose translation MVTPLHQVERARYLRQMRLPEIGEEGQIALKRASVLVVGLGGLGSPAAYYLAAAGVGRIGLMDPDTVDASNLHRQILYGERDLGRLKVTAARDRLADLNPHIELVEHPERFSERNGMELARAYDIVVDGADNFETRYLVNDACALAGKPNVHAAIQRFEGRVAVFWAAHGACYRCLHPEPPPAGAIPSCAEAGVLGVLPGLLGCLQAMEAIKLILRRGDPLVNRMLMVDALGMRIRELRLKKDPACPLCGNSPTIRSLQPVMQPVCFPAVKIREIEPRELKRWLDEGRPVNILDVREDSERAIARLPATHEIPMRECLNRITELDPSRPTVVFCKSGGRSAMVIRQLMSTGFPGELFNLRGGCLAWSETVDPSVPKY comes from the coding sequence ATGGTCACGCCACTCCACCAGGTCGAGCGCGCGCGATACCTGCGCCAAATGCGGCTTCCCGAAATCGGCGAGGAAGGCCAGATCGCGCTCAAGCGGGCGAGTGTGCTCGTGGTGGGTCTCGGCGGCCTGGGTTCCCCGGCCGCATACTACCTGGCGGCGGCCGGCGTGGGACGCATCGGCCTCATGGACCCCGACACCGTCGACGCGTCGAATCTTCATCGGCAAATTCTTTACGGCGAGCGAGACCTCGGCCGCCTCAAGGTCACCGCCGCTCGGGATCGTCTCGCCGATCTTAATCCGCACATCGAACTCGTTGAGCATCCCGAGCGATTCTCCGAGCGAAACGGGATGGAGCTCGCCCGAGCCTACGACATCGTGGTGGACGGCGCCGACAATTTCGAGACGCGGTATCTGGTGAACGACGCGTGTGCGCTGGCGGGCAAACCGAACGTGCATGCCGCCATCCAGCGATTCGAGGGCCGAGTCGCCGTGTTTTGGGCGGCGCATGGCGCCTGCTATCGTTGCCTCCACCCCGAGCCGCCCCCTGCCGGCGCCATACCTTCATGCGCCGAAGCGGGCGTCCTCGGCGTTTTGCCGGGACTGTTGGGCTGCTTACAGGCGATGGAAGCCATCAAGCTTATCCTTCGTCGCGGCGATCCGCTGGTGAACCGGATGCTCATGGTTGACGCGCTCGGGATGCGCATCCGCGAACTTCGCCTGAAAAAAGACCCCGCATGCCCGCTTTGCGGGAACTCGCCGACGATCCGCAGCCTCCAACCGGTCATGCAACCCGTCTGTTTTCCTGCTGTAAAAATTCGGGAGATCGAGCCGCGAGAATTGAAACGGTGGCTCGACGAGGGCCGTCCAGTGAACATCCTCGACGTCCGCGAGGACAGCGAGCGTGCCATTGCGAGGCTTCCTGCTACGCATGAAATCCCGATGCGCGAATGCCTCAATCGAATTACAGAGTTGGACCCGTCCCGCCCCACCGTCGTGTTCTGCAAGTCCGGCGGGCGAAGCGCGATGGTCATCCGGCAACTAATGTCGACAGGATTCCCCGGGGAGCTGTTCAACCTTCGGGGCGGTTGCCTCGCGTGGTCCGAGACGGTCGACCCCTCTGTTCCGAAATATTGA
- the hypA gene encoding hydrogenase maturation nickel metallochaperone HypA, which produces MHELGIAQGILEAALEAAARERAERIVRLRVKVGELSGVVEEALRFAFEAISAGTRAEGARLEVEVIAVRCYCAQCQREFEAAPLRYECPLCGTPSGEVRAGRELALTEIEVN; this is translated from the coding sequence ATGCACGAGCTGGGCATCGCTCAGGGTATTCTGGAGGCCGCCCTGGAGGCTGCGGCGCGAGAACGGGCAGAGCGGATTGTTCGACTTCGCGTGAAGGTGGGGGAGCTTTCCGGGGTGGTCGAGGAGGCGCTTCGATTTGCCTTCGAGGCGATCTCGGCCGGCACGCGGGCGGAAGGGGCGCGACTTGAGGTGGAGGTCATCGCCGTGCGATGCTATTGTGCTCAATGCCAACGGGAGTTCGAGGCCGCGCCGCTCCGCTATGAATGCCCCCTGTGCGGGACGCCTTCTGGCGAAGTGCGGGCCGGACGCGAGCTGGCGCTTACGGAAATTGAGGTGAATTGA
- a CDS encoding amino acid ABC transporter permease yields the protein MILIALAAGLHAAFAQIAYHWNWSGVWVYRGQFIRGWLATLAISVAALVCSTLIGLAAALARRARLLLIRQAGVVYVELIRGTPLLVQILVFFYVVANAFGVHNRFVAGVLILSVFAGAYISEIIRSGIESVGASQLESARAIGLTPAQIYRHVIFPQAIRQMLPPLTGQFVSLVKDSSLLSIISINEFTLAAQQVNSATYSTLESYIPLAAGYLLVTWPLSALSRALEHRFRFET from the coding sequence ATCATCCTGATCGCGCTCGCCGCGGGGCTGCACGCGGCCTTTGCGCAGATCGCCTACCACTGGAACTGGAGCGGCGTCTGGGTCTACCGCGGCCAGTTCATTCGCGGTTGGCTCGCCACACTGGCGATTTCCGTCGCCGCGCTCGTCTGCAGCACCCTGATCGGCCTGGCGGCGGCCCTCGCCCGGCGGGCCCGCCTGCTGCTGATCCGCCAGGCCGGTGTGGTCTACGTGGAGCTGATCCGCGGCACGCCGTTGCTTGTGCAGATCCTCGTGTTCTTTTACGTGGTCGCTAATGCCTTCGGCGTACACAATCGCTTTGTGGCGGGCGTCCTGATCCTCTCCGTGTTTGCGGGGGCCTATATCAGCGAAATAATTCGCAGCGGGATCGAGAGCGTCGGCGCCAGCCAATTGGAAAGCGCCCGCGCGATTGGCCTAACTCCGGCGCAGATTTATCGCCATGTGATTTTCCCGCAGGCCATTCGCCAAATGCTTCCGCCGCTGACCGGCCAATTCGTGTCTCTTGTGAAAGATTCTTCGCTGCTCAGCATCATCTCCATCAACGAATTCACCCTCGCAGCGCAACAGGTGAACAGCGCGACCTACAGCACACTCGAGAGCTACATTCCACTGGCGGCCGGTTATCTGCTGGTCACCTGGCCGCTGTCCGCGCTAAGTCGGGCCCTCGAGCATCGTTTCCGCTTTGAGACATGA
- a CDS encoding SDR family oxidoreductase: MKTLLLGSTGLLGREVLLEFSRLGDVIAVSRSGARGSIPVDIRDADALVRLVREQRPDVVLLLAAYREPDFCEEDPLETRRLNTAPARVLRESLPTSTRLLFVSTDYVFDGESPPYSETSPRNPLSEYGRSKVEAEDALADRRNTIILRVPLLVGGGPTLQDCGFIRLIIEDARRAQPVELDNVLIRVPTWTRDVARGMSFLIQQDAEGVFHLSGPRGATRYAWSVEIARHLRLPFDHFLPSSRVIPRKARRPRDSTLDDRKLRELGFSERTDFPSVVDVVLAELQRLESRVS, from the coding sequence ATGAAAACGCTCTTGTTGGGGTCGACCGGTCTGCTGGGCCGAGAGGTTTTGCTCGAATTCAGTCGACTCGGCGATGTCATCGCTGTCAGCCGGAGTGGGGCACGCGGCTCCATCCCCGTCGACATCCGTGATGCCGATGCGCTCGTCCGCCTCGTCCGAGAGCAGCGGCCTGACGTCGTCCTGCTACTCGCCGCCTACCGTGAACCCGATTTTTGCGAGGAGGATCCGCTGGAAACGCGGCGACTCAACACGGCGCCCGCCCGCGTCCTCCGCGAGAGCCTGCCCACCTCCACGCGCCTTCTCTTTGTCAGCACCGACTATGTGTTTGACGGCGAATCCCCGCCCTATTCGGAGACCAGTCCACGCAACCCCCTCAGCGAGTACGGGCGCAGCAAGGTCGAAGCCGAGGACGCGCTCGCTGACCGTCGTAATACAATCATCCTCCGTGTTCCCCTGCTGGTCGGCGGTGGACCTACCCTTCAGGATTGCGGATTCATCCGGTTGATCATCGAAGACGCTCGCCGCGCCCAGCCCGTGGAGCTCGACAACGTGCTCATCCGCGTGCCCACCTGGACGCGCGATGTTGCGCGAGGAATGAGTTTCCTGATCCAACAAGACGCCGAGGGCGTTTTCCATTTGAGCGGGCCTCGAGGCGCTACGCGCTACGCCTGGTCAGTGGAGATCGCGCGACACCTCCGGCTGCCCTTCGACCACTTTCTGCCTTCCAGCCGCGTTATTCCCCGCAAAGCCCGGCGCCCGCGGGACAGCACGCTGGATGACCGGAAACTTCGCGAGCTCGGCTTTAGTGAGCGGACGGATTTTCCCTCGGTGGTGGACGTCGTGCTCGCCGAGCTCCAGCGCTTGGAATCGCGGGTGTCCTGA
- the gmd gene encoding GDP-mannose 4,6-dehydratase codes for MKALITGITGQDGSYLAEFLLEKGYEVYGLVRRSSTETHDRIEHIKSRLHLVQGDLLDEISLLHLMEQIQPDEIYNLAAQSFVHTSWNQPLLTGEFTALGVTRLLDAMRFACPRAKFYQASSSEMFGAAKPPQNEQTPFHPRSPYAVAKVYGHYITMNYRESYGLYAVSGILFNHESPRRGKEFVTRKITDGVARIKLGLQKELRMGNLDAKRDWGYAGDYVKAMWMMLQQPSPDDYVIATGESHSVREFLELAFGYVGLNWRDYVVIDPKFLRPAEVDFLLGDPSKARQKLGWKPEVSFEQLVRMMVDADLERIQRSMR; via the coding sequence ATGAAAGCGCTCATCACCGGCATCACCGGCCAAGACGGGTCCTACCTCGCGGAATTTCTGCTTGAGAAGGGGTACGAAGTTTACGGTCTCGTTCGGCGCTCCAGCACTGAGACCCACGACCGCATCGAGCACATCAAGAGCCGGCTCCACCTGGTGCAAGGCGACTTGCTCGACGAGATTTCGCTGCTGCACCTCATGGAGCAGATCCAGCCTGATGAGATTTACAACCTCGCGGCACAATCCTTCGTCCACACCTCGTGGAACCAGCCGCTGCTGACCGGCGAATTTACCGCCCTCGGGGTCACCCGTCTGCTCGATGCGATGCGGTTTGCCTGCCCCCGCGCGAAATTTTATCAGGCATCCAGCAGCGAAATGTTTGGCGCGGCCAAGCCGCCCCAGAACGAACAGACGCCGTTTCACCCGCGGAGCCCTTATGCCGTGGCCAAGGTGTACGGGCACTACATCACGATGAATTACCGCGAAAGCTACGGGCTCTATGCCGTCTCTGGAATTTTGTTCAATCACGAGTCCCCGCGGCGCGGCAAGGAGTTCGTCACGCGCAAAATCACCGACGGCGTGGCGCGCATCAAACTGGGGCTGCAAAAGGAGCTGAGGATGGGCAACCTCGACGCGAAGCGCGACTGGGGCTACGCCGGCGATTACGTGAAAGCCATGTGGATGATGCTTCAACAGCCTTCGCCGGATGACTACGTCATCGCCACCGGCGAATCTCACTCGGTGCGCGAGTTCCTCGAACTGGCCTTCGGGTATGTCGGCCTGAACTGGCGCGATTATGTGGTGATCGACCCCAAATTTTTGCGCCCGGCGGAAGTCGATTTCTTGCTCGGCGACCCTTCTAAGGCGCGGCAGAAACTCGGCTGGAAGCCGGAGGTGTCCTTCGAGCAACTGGTCCGCATGATGGTGGATGCCGACCTCGAGCGGATCCAGCGAAGCATGAGGTGA
- a CDS encoding sugar phosphate isomerase/epimerase, producing the protein MEFALSTHWNAARHGRGETMIEEIVRLGFRRVELGYDLRHEQVPGVMAMVRDGAIRVDSVHNFCPVPFGAPRGHPELWSLASRDERERDTAVRNTMATIRFAAEVGARVVVTHAGHVDMPPMSPDLFELAVENRQDTPEYERRKIKLMEQREKRAPAQFELLLRSLERLVPTLDEVGVTLALENLPNWEAFPTELEFEAIKRRLPTPRIAYWHDIGHGQIRQNLGFTNHYRWLERLWPHTAGMHVHDLIPPATDHVMPPRGSIDFARFSRFAEPDKIYVIEPSSRAPFEEVAAGLAHLRQVWGARGDSTQKPREKA; encoded by the coding sequence ATGGAGTTCGCGCTCTCCACCCACTGGAACGCCGCGCGCCACGGACGCGGCGAGACGATGATCGAGGAAATCGTCCGGCTCGGATTCCGCCGCGTCGAGTTGGGGTACGACCTGCGCCACGAACAGGTACCCGGCGTAATGGCCATGGTGCGGGACGGCGCCATCCGCGTGGATAGCGTGCACAACTTCTGCCCGGTGCCATTCGGTGCGCCGCGCGGCCACCCGGAGTTGTGGTCGCTCGCGTCCCGGGATGAGCGCGAGCGAGACACGGCCGTCCGGAACACAATGGCGACCATCCGATTCGCGGCGGAGGTCGGGGCGCGGGTGGTCGTGACACACGCAGGACATGTCGACATGCCGCCAATGAGCCCCGATTTGTTCGAACTGGCGGTGGAGAACCGGCAGGATACGCCGGAGTATGAGCGCCGGAAAATCAAATTGATGGAGCAGCGTGAGAAGCGGGCGCCCGCCCAGTTCGAGCTGCTGTTGCGGAGTCTCGAGCGGCTGGTGCCCACCCTGGACGAGGTGGGCGTGACACTCGCACTCGAAAACCTGCCCAACTGGGAGGCATTCCCGACCGAGCTCGAATTCGAGGCGATCAAGCGCCGACTGCCGACGCCGCGCATCGCCTACTGGCACGACATCGGGCACGGGCAAATTCGTCAGAACCTGGGGTTCACCAACCATTATCGGTGGCTGGAGCGGCTCTGGCCGCACACTGCGGGTATGCACGTCCACGACCTTATCCCCCCAGCTACGGACCACGTCATGCCGCCGCGCGGGTCCATTGACTTCGCGCGCTTTTCGCGATTTGCCGAGCCCGATAAGATCTACGTCATCGAACCGTCGTCCCGGGCGCCCTTCGAGGAGGTTGCGGCGGGCCTTGCCCACTTGCGACAAGTTTGGGGCGCGCGGGGAGATTCAACCCAGAAACCACGGGAGAAGGCATGA